The following proteins are co-located in the Sardina pilchardus chromosome 24, fSarPil1.1, whole genome shotgun sequence genome:
- the ndufs5 gene encoding NADH dehydrogenase [ubiquinone] iron-sulfur protein 5, whose amino-acid sequence MPFVDVQGKLGIKVDQWLLAQSAPQPHKRPARCHAFEKEWIECAAGIGRIRAKTECKLELEDFHECIHRNKMSQRIFDIRQQRDKLVKEGKYTPPPHHSGKEEIRP is encoded by the exons ATGCCATTTGTCGACGTGCAGGGTAAGTTGGGGATCAAAGTGGACCAATGGCTTTTGGCCCAGAGCGCTCCGCAGCCACACAAACGTCCAGCTCGCTGCCACGCTTTTGAGAAGGAATGGATTGAGTGCGCAGCTGGCATCGGGAGGATCAGAGCCAAAACTGAGTGTAAACTGGAGCTTGAGGATTTCCATGAATGCATTCATCGTAACAAGATG AGCCAGCGTATTTTTGATATCCGGCAGCAGCGGGACAAATTGGTCAAGGAGGGGAAATATACCCCACCTCCTCACCACTCTGGCAAGGAAGAGATCCGGCCGTGA